From Geotalea uraniireducens Rf4:
CGTCACCATGTTCGAAAACAAAAGGCCCCTGCTTTTCCATATGGCATCGGGTGCAGGTTTCTTTCGGGGTATTTCCTTTCAGAAGCTTGTCCTGCGTCGAACCATGCACATCATGACAGTCAACGCAGGCCATCTTCTTTTCCATCAGGGGATGATGGGAAAACAGGTTATTCTCAACCTTTACTTGAGGATGGCAGCCATAACAAAGCTCTGCCATTTCCTCACGGCTTACCTTCTGCTGAGGGCCTTGATGGAGTTTGTGACAGTCGAAACAACTGACATCGTTCAACGCATGTGTGCCGGCATTCCAGTGGGCGAGAGTGGGGATGGAAGCTGCAGAATGACACTTGAGACAGATGAGGGATTGCGCCTGCGGGGGGAGGTTCATGATATCCAGGAATTTTTTCGTATCGCATTTCTTTTTGAGCTTATCGTTGAGTTCGGGGTCATCTTCAATTTCGGCAATGGCAAGACTTCCCGGGCCATGACATGACTCGCAATTGACCAGAGGCAATCCGGTTCCCGGCTTTAACTGCTCGCCATGAATACTGTGTTTAAAGTCATCGGTGATCTTATCATGCTTATGACACCTGGCAACGCAGTTGTCCGTCCCCACATAATCGGCATCAAGCCTGCCGACAATCATCTTTTCATATTCATGGACAGGCAAGAGTGGTTTGCTCTGCTTCAGTTCTGCACATGCAGCAAACAGAAAAGGGGCTGCGAAAAACATTGGCAAGATAATATAACGGAACAAAGGCCTGTCTTTCAATTCCATCTAGTCCTCTCGTATCCCCTTGGTTGTTGTATAAATAAAACCTTTCACAATCGGGTTTTGGCTTTTCTTGATTTCTGCAGGTGTGCCGACTTCAACAATTCTTCCACCATGCATCATGGCAATTCGGTCTGAAATATAAAGGGCAAAGTTCAAATCATGGGTAACGATAACCGTAGTATTTTTGGTTGTCTCTTTGAGTTTTAGAATTGTGTTGGCGAGTTCGTCTGTCGTCACCGGATCAAGCTCAGCGGTAGGTTCGTCGTACAGTATCAGGTCAGGATTCATGGCAAGTGAGCGCGCAATTGCCACCCTTTTTTTCATTCCTCCCGAAAGTTCGGAGGTACGCAGATTTTCCTTACCGGCCAGACCCACCTGATCCAGTTTTTCCTTAATGATCTCCTTTATCTTGTATTCCTTACATATCCGCTTTTCCCTTAACCATAATCCGACGTTTTCCCCAACCGTCAGCGAGTTAAACAGTGCCGATGATTGAAAAACCATACTATAGCGATAATCCCGCTCCGACTGCTTTTTGTTATTCGCGAAGATGGGAAAGCCGTCAATATAAATCTCACCGCTGTCAGGATGCTCCAGCTTCACTATATGCTTTAACAGCACACTTTTACCTGTGCCGGATGGTCCTATAATTGAAAATGTTTCCCCGGCAAAGATCTCCAAATCAATGTCTTGAAGTACATGCAGTTCGCCAAAATACTTGTTAAGCTTTTCCACCTTGATATCAACGCCACGGGTATCATTAAGATTTACCGTACACTCGCAGCCGTCATCATGTAAAATTGAACCAGTCAGACCGTGCTTCAACTTTTCAAACACACTCACGTTCCTTTTCCCTTGGTATTGAAACGAGTCAATACCCAAAAATGTAGGTCATACTACCAAAGCAGACAATATTAATGCAAGGAGAGAATAGCCTAATAATATTTTATTAACTAAAAAAGATATTTGTAGGGATTGTTAAAATAGTTCTTATGACGGTATATAAATTGAGTCAAAAGAAGAATGGCCAAAGCAGCTGCTATATTATTGATCCACAGGGCTTCCTGTTGCACCCGGGAGCCTACGAGTTTCTCCAGTTCCCGGGGGGTAATGAAACTCAGATTAACGATAGTATTGATCACCTGGAATAAGTTGTAACCCAGCAACAAATACCAGGTGAGCAATTGACGTTTCATGATCCCTAAAAAGAGATAAAGGCAAATGAGACTGTCGACAATAACCAGCGCCTTGGCCGATGTTCCCACATAAATATTGCCGAGAAATGGGAACGGATTGCCAAAAGTAGACGCTGAAACCATAAAGAAAAAAAGATACAGACCGGTTAAGAGAGTTAATCCCAAGGGGCGGCGTAACTCGTCACTATCTTCCATATTTTGATCCTTATCCAGACGTGTCGTATTTACGGCATGACTACTTCGATTTTTTTCGCATGTCGCTTATGGCAACGCAAACAAAGATGATTATCATAACCACGGCGATAAACAGCCAATCGGCTGAGCT
This genomic window contains:
- a CDS encoding DmsE family decaheme c-type cytochrome, encoding MFFAAPFLFAACAELKQSKPLLPVHEYEKMIVGRLDADYVGTDNCVARCHKHDKITDDFKHSIHGEQLKPGTGLPLVNCESCHGPGSLAIAEIEDDPELNDKLKKKCDTKKFLDIMNLPPQAQSLICLKCHSAASIPTLAHWNAGTHALNDVSCFDCHKLHQGPQQKVSREEMAELCYGCHPQVKVENNLFSHHPLMEKKMACVDCHDVHGSTQDKLLKGNTPKETCTRCHMEKQGPFVFEHGDVTENCANCHSAHGSINNHLLNAAMPFLCLQCHGGHTVNTAAGNKQLFSNRCTDCHSQIHGTDIPTPAVTGPGSLRQ
- a CDS encoding ABC transporter ATP-binding protein, which translates into the protein MFEKLKHGLTGSILHDDGCECTVNLNDTRGVDIKVEKLNKYFGELHVLQDIDLEIFAGETFSIIGPSGTGKSVLLKHIVKLEHPDSGEIYIDGFPIFANNKKQSERDYRYSMVFQSSALFNSLTVGENVGLWLREKRICKEYKIKEIIKEKLDQVGLAGKENLRTSELSGGMKKRVAIARSLAMNPDLILYDEPTAELDPVTTDELANTILKLKETTKNTTVIVTHDLNFALYISDRIAMMHGGRIVEVGTPAEIKKSQNPIVKGFIYTTTKGIRED